From one Prosthecobacter debontii genomic stretch:
- a CDS encoding ATP-dependent helicase: MSGFTGTLNPQQRQAATHIHGPLLILAGAGTGKTRVVTARIAHMINEGIKPENILSVTFTNKAASEMRERVQDMVRGGKGKKVVLGTFHAFCAKMLREFAEHVGYKKNFVIYSQNDQISLMKRVLKGLLIKEENMDPQAALSRISKAKNNDEDLGDPQKELLPAVAIKYADEMRALNAMDFDDLLCLGVKLLEETESVRKILHDRHRFIMVDEFQDTNSLQMRLLKALTPAPYNVCVVGDDDQSIYGWRGAEITNITQFEDFFPNPTVVKLEENYRSTTPILHTANSLIENNIGRRVKTLWSRNKGNDLVRLIATDEDVEEAEMIAKEIETAFYANKEPWESFAVLFRTNEQSRSLEQAFRSRKIPYRVVGARSFFDRREIKDVLSYLTVIHNPHDDISLLRVLNTPPRGIGNTTAELARDHSMTKQCSIWVALCDPDFLRMIPEKSRTAVRQFTEVISKYCSAAGTQGTDIVTMTEALIKEVEYMEYLQKLSKKPEEFHAWEHGLAQFLTQMSSYQERNRKDGLAGFIDEVCLNDEREDKDDIEKKKGVCLITLHASKGLEFPVVYLPGLEKGILPHKRSYDEGRVDEERRLFYVGITRARQRLTISFVRYRTKWGQKQAELPSPFLEELDRTYVDEMDYTKHMKETPSTEENTNFFAGLKAMLNQE; encoded by the coding sequence GGCTGGCGCAGGCACGGGCAAGACGCGTGTGGTGACGGCACGGATCGCTCACATGATCAATGAAGGCATCAAGCCGGAGAACATCCTCTCCGTGACTTTCACGAACAAGGCGGCCTCCGAAATGCGCGAGCGTGTGCAGGACATGGTGCGCGGCGGGAAGGGGAAAAAGGTGGTGCTGGGGACCTTTCACGCGTTTTGTGCGAAGATGCTGCGGGAGTTTGCCGAGCATGTGGGGTATAAGAAAAACTTCGTCATTTACTCCCAGAATGATCAGATCAGCCTGATGAAGCGGGTGCTGAAGGGCCTGCTGATCAAGGAAGAGAACATGGACCCGCAGGCGGCGCTGAGTCGCATCAGCAAGGCCAAGAACAATGATGAGGATCTGGGCGATCCACAAAAGGAACTGCTGCCGGCGGTGGCCATCAAGTATGCGGATGAGATGCGGGCACTGAACGCGATGGACTTTGACGATCTGCTCTGTCTGGGCGTGAAGCTTCTGGAAGAGACGGAGAGCGTGCGGAAGATCCTGCATGATCGGCACCGCTTCATCATGGTGGATGAGTTCCAGGACACGAACTCGCTGCAGATGCGTCTGCTGAAGGCGCTGACACCAGCGCCCTACAACGTCTGTGTGGTGGGGGATGATGATCAATCCATCTATGGCTGGCGTGGGGCGGAGATCACGAACATCACACAGTTTGAGGACTTCTTCCCGAACCCAACCGTGGTGAAATTGGAAGAGAATTACCGCTCCACGACGCCGATTTTGCACACGGCGAACAGCCTGATCGAGAACAACATCGGGCGGCGTGTGAAGACCCTCTGGAGCCGGAACAAAGGCAATGATCTGGTGCGCCTGATCGCGACCGATGAGGACGTGGAAGAGGCGGAGATGATCGCCAAGGAGATCGAGACCGCCTTCTACGCCAACAAGGAGCCCTGGGAGTCCTTTGCGGTTCTGTTCCGTACCAATGAGCAAAGCCGCAGCTTGGAGCAGGCCTTCCGCTCCCGGAAGATCCCGTATCGCGTGGTGGGAGCGCGCAGCTTCTTTGATCGTCGTGAGATCAAAGACGTGCTGAGCTATCTGACGGTCATCCATAACCCGCATGATGATATCTCGCTGCTGCGCGTGCTGAACACACCACCACGGGGCATTGGCAACACGACCGCTGAGTTGGCGCGTGATCACAGCATGACCAAGCAGTGCAGCATCTGGGTCGCGCTGTGCGATCCAGATTTCCTGCGGATGATCCCGGAGAAGTCGCGAACAGCCGTGCGGCAGTTCACGGAAGTGATTTCCAAATACTGTTCCGCTGCGGGGACCCAGGGCACCGACATCGTGACGATGACGGAGGCCTTGATCAAGGAGGTGGAATACATGGAATACCTCCAGAAGCTATCGAAGAAACCGGAGGAATTTCATGCCTGGGAGCATGGTCTCGCGCAGTTCCTCACGCAGATGAGCAGCTACCAGGAGCGCAACCGCAAGGACGGTCTGGCGGGGTTCATTGACGAAGTCTGCCTGAACGATGAGCGTGAAGATAAAGACGACATCGAGAAGAAAAAAGGTGTCTGCTTGATTACCCTGCATGCCAGTAAGGGACTGGAGTTCCCGGTCGTCTATCTGCCAGGTCTGGAGAAGGGTATCCTACCGCACAAACGCAGCTATGACGAAGGTCGCGTCGATGAAGAACGCCGTCTCTTTTACGTGGGTATCACTCGCGCTCGTCAGCGCCTAACCATCAGTTTCGTGCGCTACCGCACGAAGTGGGGGCAGAAGCAGGCAGAACTGCCAAGCCCCTTCCTGGAAGAGCTGGATCGCACCTACGTGGATGAGATGGATTACACCAAGCACATGAAGGAAACCCCTTCGACCGAGGAGAATACGAATTTCTTCGCGGGCCTGAAGGCAATGCTGAATCAGGAGTAG
- a CDS encoding succinate dehydrogenase/fumarate reductase iron-sulfur subunit: MSLLNLHLKVWRQNQGQPGHFQDIEAPEIPDHASFLEMMDIVNERLIAKGQEPVAFDHDCREGICGACSMTINGTPHGPEKATTTCQLHMRKFRTGDTIWIEPFRARAFPIVKDLIVDRSAFDRIQQAGGFVTVRTGAAPDANSILIGKEVADAAMDAAECIGCGACVAACKNASAMLFTAAKAGQLNSLPQGQPEKTRRTLGMVRQMDKEGFGNCTNQYECEAACPKGISVRWITKLNLDYAVAAAKDAFGGGIERAEGGD, translated from the coding sequence ATGTCCCTGCTCAATCTTCACCTCAAAGTCTGGCGCCAGAACCAAGGTCAGCCTGGTCACTTCCAGGACATTGAAGCGCCCGAGATCCCAGACCACGCCTCCTTCCTGGAGATGATGGACATCGTGAACGAGCGTCTCATTGCCAAAGGTCAGGAACCCGTCGCGTTCGACCACGACTGCCGTGAAGGCATCTGCGGTGCGTGCTCCATGACCATCAATGGCACGCCTCATGGCCCAGAAAAAGCCACCACGACTTGCCAACTCCACATGCGTAAATTCCGCACCGGAGACACCATCTGGATCGAGCCTTTCCGCGCCCGCGCTTTCCCGATCGTCAAGGACCTCATCGTCGATCGCAGTGCCTTTGACCGCATTCAGCAAGCCGGCGGTTTCGTGACAGTTCGCACCGGTGCTGCCCCCGATGCCAACAGCATCCTCATTGGCAAAGAAGTAGCCGATGCCGCTATGGACGCCGCCGAGTGCATCGGCTGTGGTGCCTGCGTCGCGGCCTGTAAAAACGCCAGCGCCATGCTCTTCACCGCCGCCAAGGCCGGTCAGCTCAATTCCCTGCCCCAAGGTCAGCCTGAGAAAACCCGCCGAACACTTGGTATGGTGCGCCAGATGGACAAGGAAGGGTTCGGCAACTGCACCAATCAGTATGAGTGCGAAGCCGCCTGCCCGAAAGGTATCAGCGTGCGCTGGATCACCAAGCTGAACCTCGACTACGCCGTGGCAGCCGCTAAAGACGCTTTCGGTGGCGGCATCGAACGCGCCGAAGGCGGAGATTAA
- a CDS encoding fumarate reductase/succinate dehydrogenase flavoprotein subunit, with protein MPLDSKIPSGPMAQKWSKHKQDSKLINPKNKRKYTVLVVGSGLAGASAAATLSELGYQVKCFCFQDSPRRAHSIAAQGGINAAKNYQNDGDSVHRLFYDTVKGGDFRAREANVHRLAEESVNIIDQCAAQGVPFAREYGGGLANRSFGGAQVSRTFYARGQTGQQLLLGAYSALNKEIARGGVKMYSRMEMLEIVVVDGHAKGIITRDLVTGKIEAHSGDTVLLCTGGYGNVFYLSTNAMGCNVTATWRAHKKGAYFANPCYTQIHPTCIPVSGDYQSKLTLMSESLRNDGRVWVPKNAADCGKAPGQIPEDARDYYLERKYPSFGNLAPRDISSRAAKEACDDGRGVGPGGRGVYLDFGEAIQQFGQKTIAERYGNLFEMYERITGESAYKQPMRIYPAVHYTMGGLWVDYNLMSNLPGLHVLGEANFSDHGANRLGASALMQGLADGYFVIPTTIAPYLVTQKPGAYTTDHPEFKKALENCQAQTNRFLNNKGKRSVDSFHRELGLLVWDKCGMARDKAGLTEALKRIPELREEFWANVFVPGSGAAANPELEKAGRVADFMEFAELLCLDALHREESCGGHFRSEHQYPDGEAKRDDENFCYAAAWEYTGDFAKPILNKEELTFEEVHLAVRSYK; from the coding sequence ATGCCTCTCGACTCCAAGATTCCCTCCGGCCCGATGGCTCAAAAGTGGTCCAAGCACAAGCAGGACTCCAAGCTGATCAACCCGAAGAACAAGCGCAAATACACCGTGCTGGTCGTGGGCAGCGGTCTGGCTGGGGCTTCGGCAGCTGCCACCCTTTCCGAACTGGGTTATCAGGTGAAGTGCTTCTGCTTCCAGGACAGCCCACGCCGTGCGCACTCCATTGCCGCTCAGGGCGGGATCAATGCGGCGAAGAACTATCAGAATGACGGCGACAGCGTGCACCGCCTTTTCTATGACACCGTCAAAGGCGGTGACTTCCGCGCTCGCGAAGCCAATGTGCATCGTCTGGCTGAGGAGAGCGTCAATATCATCGACCAATGCGCCGCCCAGGGGGTTCCCTTCGCTCGTGAATACGGCGGCGGCCTCGCTAACCGCTCCTTCGGTGGTGCCCAGGTGAGCCGCACCTTTTATGCTCGTGGTCAGACCGGACAGCAGCTCTTGCTCGGTGCTTACTCCGCCCTGAACAAGGAAATCGCTCGTGGCGGTGTGAAGATGTACTCCCGCATGGAAATGCTGGAGATCGTCGTCGTGGATGGCCACGCCAAAGGCATCATCACCCGTGACCTCGTGACCGGAAAGATCGAAGCTCACTCCGGCGATACCGTGCTGCTTTGCACCGGTGGTTACGGCAACGTCTTCTACCTCTCCACCAACGCCATGGGCTGTAACGTGACCGCCACCTGGCGTGCTCACAAGAAGGGTGCTTACTTTGCCAACCCTTGCTACACTCAGATTCACCCGACCTGCATTCCGGTCAGCGGTGACTACCAGAGTAAGCTGACGCTGATGTCTGAGTCTCTGCGTAATGACGGACGCGTCTGGGTTCCCAAGAACGCGGCCGATTGCGGTAAGGCTCCTGGCCAAATCCCCGAAGACGCGCGCGACTATTATCTGGAGCGCAAATACCCAAGCTTCGGCAACCTTGCCCCACGTGACATCTCCAGCCGTGCGGCCAAAGAAGCCTGCGATGACGGACGCGGCGTCGGCCCTGGCGGTCGCGGTGTGTATCTCGACTTCGGCGAGGCCATCCAGCAGTTCGGTCAGAAGACCATTGCGGAGCGTTACGGCAACCTTTTCGAAATGTATGAGCGCATCACGGGTGAGAGTGCCTACAAACAGCCGATGCGTATTTACCCGGCCGTTCACTACACCATGGGCGGCCTGTGGGTGGACTATAACCTCATGAGCAACCTGCCCGGCCTGCACGTGCTGGGTGAAGCCAACTTCTCCGACCACGGCGCGAACCGCCTCGGTGCCAGCGCCCTCATGCAAGGTCTGGCCGATGGCTACTTCGTCATCCCGACTACCATCGCACCGTATCTGGTCACCCAGAAACCCGGCGCCTACACCACCGATCATCCAGAGTTCAAGAAAGCCCTGGAAAACTGCCAAGCGCAGACCAATCGCTTCCTCAACAACAAGGGCAAGCGCAGCGTGGATAGCTTCCATCGTGAACTGGGCCTCTTGGTCTGGGACAAGTGTGGTATGGCCCGTGACAAAGCAGGCCTCACGGAGGCGCTCAAACGCATCCCTGAACTGCGTGAGGAATTCTGGGCCAATGTCTTCGTCCCCGGCTCAGGTGCAGCCGCCAATCCCGAACTCGAAAAAGCAGGCCGCGTGGCCGACTTCATGGAGTTTGCCGAACTGCTCTGCCTCGACGCGCTTCACCGTGAAGAAAGTTGTGGCGGCCACTTCCGCTCCGAGCACCAGTATCCCGATGGAGAGGCGAAGCGCGATGACGAAAACTTCTGCTATGCCGCTGCCTGGGAATACACAGGTGACTTCGCCAAGCCGATCCTAAACAAGGAAGAGCTCACCTTCGAAGAAGTCCACCTCGCTGTGCGTAGCTACAAGTAA
- a CDS encoding succinate dehydrogenase cytochrome b subunit — MSAVFDSVARFYSSSIGKKLLVALTGIVLVVFILGHMIGNLLVFAGPEAINEYGHMLQTSLHGAGVWIARLGLLAAVAIHIVATIQLTVANKAARKDAYGKQRFQVSSTSSRTMIWSGLTILAFIVYHLLHFTIRAGNEYNNPELYSYSLHGEEVHNVYKMVIDGFSWWPASVFYVIAMVLLCSHLSHGVSSIFQTLGLATHKTWPLIQKLGKIFALVILVGNCSIPIAILIFGYGR, encoded by the coding sequence ATGAGCGCCGTTTTTGACTCCGTAGCCCGATTTTACAGCTCCTCGATTGGCAAGAAGCTCCTTGTCGCCCTTACAGGAATCGTTCTTGTCGTTTTCATCCTGGGCCACATGATCGGCAACCTTCTGGTTTTTGCAGGTCCTGAAGCGATCAATGAATACGGTCACATGCTTCAGACCTCCCTGCATGGAGCGGGCGTCTGGATTGCTCGTCTGGGGCTTTTGGCGGCTGTCGCGATCCACATTGTCGCAACCATTCAACTGACTGTCGCTAACAAAGCCGCTCGCAAAGACGCCTATGGCAAGCAGCGCTTCCAGGTCTCTAGCACATCTTCGCGCACGATGATCTGGAGCGGTCTCACCATCCTCGCTTTCATCGTCTATCACCTGCTCCACTTCACCATCCGTGCCGGGAATGAATACAACAACCCCGAACTCTACAGCTACAGCCTGCATGGTGAAGAGGTGCATAACGTTTACAAGATGGTCATCGACGGTTTCTCCTGGTGGCCCGCCTCCGTTTTCTACGTTATTGCCATGGTCCTGCTGTGCAGCCACCTGAGCCACGGTGTCTCCAGTATTTTTCAGACCCTCGGTCTGGCCACCCATAAGACATGGCCACTAATTCAAAAGCTAGGCAAGATCTTCGCTCTAGTGATCCTCGTGGGCAATTGCTCCATCCCGATTGCAATCCTTATCTTCGGTTACGGCAGATAA
- a CDS encoding peptide chain release factor family protein, whose translation MSLLNEEALNRRMRKLRIREEDLEEDFIRGSGPGGQKINKTSSTVVLRHVPSGLEVRCQKERSQVMNRYWARMELCDHMETVVAEAKLAEQNAREKLRRQSRPRPRGLKQRILDTKKNRSGVKKNRGRVRGDD comes from the coding sequence ATGTCATTGCTGAATGAAGAGGCTCTCAACCGACGAATGCGCAAGCTGCGCATTCGTGAGGAAGACCTCGAAGAAGATTTTATCCGAGGAAGCGGGCCGGGGGGACAAAAGATCAATAAAACCTCGTCCACAGTGGTCTTGCGTCATGTGCCGAGTGGCCTGGAGGTGCGTTGTCAAAAAGAGCGTTCGCAGGTGATGAATCGCTACTGGGCCCGCATGGAGTTATGCGACCACATGGAAACCGTGGTCGCTGAGGCCAAGTTGGCTGAGCAAAATGCTCGGGAAAAACTGCGGCGTCAGAGCCGCCCCCGGCCCCGTGGTTTGAAGCAACGGATTCTCGATACGAAGAAGAATCGCTCGGGGGTGAAGAAAAACCGTGGCCGGGTGCGTGGTGATGACTGA
- a CDS encoding ABC transporter ATP-binding protein, with the protein MPLLSLSHISKSYSEPGSGNVVPVLRDISLSIAEGESVAIVGPSGCGKSTLLNIIGTLDVPDQGEYSFDGTSVSGLSATDLAALRSEKIGFIFQMHHLMPQCSVLENVLLPTLALKIKPAATELQQRAEQLLASVGLKDRLNWKPAQLSGGERQRVAVVRALINQPKLILADEPTGALDEKNAESLTTLLLDLQKTTGTSLVMVTHHPAQAARMGRTLTLHEGTLLGAGT; encoded by the coding sequence ATGCCGCTTCTCAGCCTTTCTCACATCTCCAAGTCCTACAGTGAACCTGGCAGTGGCAATGTGGTGCCCGTCTTGCGGGATATATCTCTGAGTATCGCGGAAGGAGAATCCGTGGCCATCGTGGGCCCGTCCGGGTGCGGGAAGAGCACCCTGTTGAACATTATTGGCACGCTCGATGTCCCTGACCAAGGTGAATATAGCTTCGACGGCACCTCTGTCTCGGGGCTGTCTGCGACCGATTTAGCAGCTTTGCGCAGTGAAAAGATCGGCTTCATCTTTCAGATGCATCATCTCATGCCTCAGTGCAGCGTCCTTGAAAACGTCCTGCTGCCCACTTTGGCCCTAAAGATCAAGCCTGCCGCAACAGAGTTACAACAACGTGCCGAACAGCTCCTCGCCTCCGTCGGTCTTAAAGACCGTCTGAACTGGAAGCCGGCCCAACTCTCCGGCGGTGAAAGACAGCGTGTCGCAGTTGTTCGAGCCCTGATCAATCAGCCCAAACTGATCCTCGCCGATGAACCGACCGGTGCCTTGGACGAAAAGAATGCAGAGTCTCTGACCACGCTTCTGCTCGACCTCCAGAAGACCACTGGCACCAGCCTCGTCATGGTCACCCATCATCCTGCACAAGCCGCACGGATGGGCCGGACTTTGACCTTGCATGAAGGAACTCTGCTGGGCGCAGGCACCTGA
- a CDS encoding helix-turn-helix transcriptional regulator encodes MPATQSPLPPAFWHDISCEWLWVYHGLAPERAEWSPEIPVPAGVFFVESGHVSIRADAQEFHIVPGQAFFSAPGIRQQTFAPKTRLLSVGMRCLWPDGQPVYSAGLNTVFATPEIQTLHQATESLFKTVHPTANLITYAMARTEKPRSLSAWVQHDAAYWEWFSQYVQILEKHDIHPASRTAPSDRRLQQLRHWLQSWPLNLALNLDEVAAGLSLTPRRVHDLLRRDLGMTAQGFLEKRRLEKARERLAQEDTPLKEIAFALGFRHPPHFTTWFRKHTGMTPTAYRSSGLNDGA; translated from the coding sequence ATGCCAGCCACTCAGTCTCCCCTTCCCCCAGCATTTTGGCATGACATCTCATGCGAGTGGCTATGGGTCTATCACGGCCTCGCTCCAGAGCGCGCCGAGTGGTCCCCAGAGATCCCTGTGCCTGCCGGAGTTTTCTTTGTCGAGAGTGGTCATGTTTCCATCCGTGCGGATGCTCAAGAATTCCATATCGTTCCAGGCCAGGCTTTTTTCTCTGCCCCAGGCATCCGGCAACAAACCTTTGCACCCAAAACACGCCTGCTGTCCGTGGGCATGCGCTGCCTTTGGCCCGATGGTCAGCCCGTTTACTCAGCGGGTTTAAACACCGTTTTTGCGACTCCAGAGATCCAGACGCTCCATCAGGCGACCGAATCCTTGTTCAAGACCGTCCACCCGACAGCAAACCTGATCACTTATGCGATGGCTCGGACCGAGAAGCCACGCTCCCTCTCAGCGTGGGTTCAGCATGACGCAGCTTATTGGGAATGGTTTTCTCAGTATGTCCAGATCCTGGAAAAGCATGACATCCATCCAGCCTCACGCACAGCTCCTTCAGATCGCCGACTCCAGCAGTTACGCCATTGGCTGCAATCCTGGCCATTGAATCTGGCGCTCAATCTGGATGAAGTGGCCGCAGGTTTGTCTCTCACTCCCCGTCGCGTTCACGATCTGCTGCGTCGTGACCTGGGGATGACCGCTCAGGGGTTTCTGGAAAAACGCCGACTAGAGAAGGCGCGTGAGAGATTAGCCCAAGAAGACACCCCGTTGAAGGAAATCGCCTTTGCGCTTGGCTTCAGACATCCCCCTCATTTTACCACGTGGTTTCGTAAACATACAGGCATGACACCCACCGCCTACCGCAGCAGCGGCCTCAATGACGGGGCTTAA
- a CDS encoding sensor histidine kinase, with protein sequence MTVTILVVALVLLALFAWRRELHWRQSVLKITKAAGLRDFEADKLGAKFAGLIEAETALHKEEYLRRLFESLLNEIRQGVVITDDHQRIKFCNRTMGHLFHRPSIHRGRTLLEEFSDHEINDIVQAALLNQRRTVKEIELNTPLAAGMVSSRHYLIEAAPLPAKAEAGAWLMVYDITEQTMAEQVRKDFVANASHELRTPLTLINGYIETLQSGVIKDDAAMKRCLDVMEKHGKRIIRIIEDMLTISRLENGSSALNLEPFTARSCVQDALDHLAPMLEGRDTRFQLDFPSDGGHMVGDRFYWDQVFTNLLENAIKENPNPGLMIKVTGQWFADHCVIRVSDNGIGIPAHDLPFVFKRFFRGHKHHSPEIKGTGLGLSIVRRTIEAHGGTIELTSTPGVETTFTIRVPLTGTAVN encoded by the coding sequence ATGACCGTCACTATTCTTGTCGTCGCCCTCGTCCTCCTGGCGTTATTCGCCTGGCGTCGGGAGCTTCACTGGCGGCAAAGTGTGCTTAAAATCACGAAGGCAGCCGGGCTGCGGGACTTCGAAGCCGACAAACTGGGGGCCAAATTCGCCGGTCTGATCGAGGCTGAAACCGCCTTACATAAAGAAGAATACCTGCGGCGGCTGTTTGAATCCCTGCTCAATGAAATTCGCCAGGGGGTCGTCATCACCGATGATCATCAGCGCATCAAATTCTGCAACCGCACGATGGGGCATCTCTTCCATCGTCCCTCCATCCACCGAGGGCGGACACTTCTGGAGGAGTTTTCAGATCATGAGATCAACGACATCGTCCAGGCGGCGCTTCTCAATCAGCGGAGGACTGTCAAGGAGATCGAGCTGAACACGCCCTTGGCGGCGGGAATGGTTAGCAGTCGGCACTATCTGATCGAAGCCGCCCCTCTACCAGCTAAAGCCGAGGCGGGCGCTTGGCTCATGGTCTATGACATCACGGAGCAGACCATGGCGGAACAAGTTCGTAAGGACTTCGTGGCCAATGCCTCCCATGAGTTGCGGACGCCGCTGACCTTGATCAACGGGTATATCGAGACTCTGCAAAGTGGCGTCATCAAGGACGATGCCGCCATGAAACGCTGCCTCGATGTCATGGAAAAACATGGCAAGCGTATCATCCGCATCATCGAAGACATGCTGACCATTTCGCGGCTAGAAAATGGCAGTTCCGCGCTGAATCTGGAGCCTTTCACCGCCCGTTCCTGTGTGCAGGATGCGCTGGATCATCTCGCCCCCATGCTGGAAGGCCGGGATACGCGCTTCCAACTCGATTTCCCTTCCGATGGGGGGCACATGGTGGGCGACCGTTTCTACTGGGATCAGGTCTTCACCAATCTTTTGGAAAACGCCATTAAGGAGAATCCAAACCCTGGCTTAATGATCAAAGTCACCGGCCAGTGGTTTGCAGATCACTGCGTCATCCGGGTCAGTGACAATGGCATCGGGATTCCGGCCCATGACTTACCTTTCGTGTTCAAGCGCTTCTTCCGCGGCCATAAGCACCACTCCCCAGAAATCAAGGGAACCGGACTCGGTCTCAGCATCGTCCGGCGCACGATCGAAGCCCACGGTGGAACGATTGAACTGACGAGCACCCCTGGAGTCGAGACAACCTTCACCATCCGGGTACCCTTGACGGGCACCGCCGTCAATTGA
- a CDS encoding response regulator has protein sequence MSKILVVDDEPDISELITLHLMREGHDCVCITNGLQVMNAVIEQEPDLIVLDLMLPGQDGMTVFKRLRADSRTRSVPVIMLTARAQVTDKINGLELGADDYLTKPFSPRELSLRISAILRRTKKVTHVSEVKTGAFLLDRKNMKFFHHGQPIDLTTTEFKLLAVLLENVAAVHTRAELLREVWGYSDDVATRTLDTHIKRLREKLGDAGKHIVTVRGTGYQFIPDASAIPAAAA, from the coding sequence ATGAGCAAAATCTTGGTGGTTGATGACGAGCCGGATATTTCGGAACTGATTACCCTGCACCTAATGCGTGAGGGGCATGACTGTGTCTGCATTACCAATGGCCTTCAGGTCATGAATGCAGTCATTGAACAAGAGCCTGACCTCATCGTGCTGGACCTGATGCTTCCTGGTCAAGATGGCATGACCGTTTTCAAACGTCTGCGTGCAGACAGCCGCACGCGCTCCGTGCCTGTCATCATGCTCACGGCGAGAGCTCAGGTCACGGATAAGATCAATGGCCTGGAACTCGGTGCCGATGACTATCTCACCAAACCTTTCTCCCCACGTGAATTGTCCCTCCGCATCTCGGCCATCCTCCGCCGGACCAAAAAGGTGACCCACGTCTCCGAAGTGAAGACCGGAGCTTTCCTCCTGGATCGGAAAAACATGAAGTTTTTCCACCACGGTCAGCCGATCGACCTGACCACGACAGAGTTTAAACTCTTAGCGGTTCTCCTGGAAAACGTCGCTGCGGTGCATACCCGCGCTGAGCTTCTCCGCGAGGTGTGGGGTTACTCCGATGATGTGGCTACCCGCACTCTCGATACCCACATCAAGCGTCTGCGGGAGAAACTCGGTGATGCGGGCAAGCACATTGTCACGGTGCGCGGCACGGGATACCAATTTATCCCAGATGCCTCAGCCATCCCCGCAGCCGCAGCTTAA
- a CDS encoding glycosyltransferase family 4 protein produces MRFLLITDTFPPDINGVARTLATLADGLKQRGHEIEIVTTLEASPELAQEPYKRHTVMAMPLPGYPGLRMGFTTTWQMQALYETFRPDALYIATETPLGIASIRAANKMGIPMVSGFHTNFQTYLEDYALPGLETVAQGLLRSLHNQTARTLTPSADTAAMLTRWGIQNVGVLGRGVDTDLFSPSRRSLELRESWGVDEKTPVALYVGRVAAEKNLVLLTQAFAAFREIYPAAPCVVVGDGPKLKSLQTEHPEFIYTGAKTGEDLAAHYASADAFLFPSITETFGNVVLEAMSSGLVTTAYDYAAPRQLIRSGENGFLAPFDDESAFLDQCRMAARAWNEAPLRQAARQAAQDLGWQRVIEQFESELTSVIGTTSSQHSA; encoded by the coding sequence ATGAGGTTTCTGCTCATCACTGACACATTCCCTCCCGATATTAACGGAGTGGCGAGGACTCTTGCGACCTTGGCTGATGGCCTCAAACAGCGGGGGCATGAGATTGAAATCGTGACCACGCTGGAAGCCTCTCCCGAGTTGGCGCAGGAACCTTACAAGCGTCACACGGTCATGGCCATGCCCTTACCGGGTTACCCGGGCCTGCGCATGGGTTTTACCACGACTTGGCAGATGCAGGCGTTGTATGAAACCTTTCGTCCGGATGCCCTCTACATCGCGACTGAGACGCCTCTCGGCATTGCCAGCATTCGTGCGGCGAATAAAATGGGCATACCCATGGTCTCGGGTTTCCACACCAATTTTCAGACCTACTTGGAGGATTACGCTCTACCCGGACTCGAAACGGTGGCTCAGGGATTGCTGAGGAGCCTGCACAATCAGACGGCACGCACGCTGACTCCCAGTGCGGATACGGCTGCCATGCTGACGCGCTGGGGCATTCAGAATGTCGGTGTCTTAGGCCGAGGGGTGGATACCGACCTCTTCAGCCCAAGTCGGCGCAGCCTCGAACTCAGGGAATCGTGGGGAGTGGATGAGAAGACTCCCGTTGCACTCTATGTCGGACGGGTCGCTGCAGAAAAGAATCTTGTTTTGCTGACTCAAGCTTTTGCTGCCTTCCGTGAGATTTATCCTGCGGCTCCCTGTGTGGTGGTAGGCGATGGTCCGAAGTTGAAAAGCTTACAGACAGAGCATCCCGAGTTTATTTATACCGGAGCGAAAACAGGGGAAGATTTGGCCGCGCACTACGCCAGTGCCGATGCGTTTCTCTTTCCAAGCATCACGGAGACCTTTGGAAACGTCGTCTTGGAGGCCATGTCGAGCGGGCTGGTGACGACGGCTTACGACTACGCTGCGCCTCGGCAATTGATTCGGAGTGGCGAAAATGGTTTCCTTGCGCCTTTTGACGATGAGTCGGCCTTTCTCGACCAATGCAGAATGGCTGCCAGGGCCTGGAATGAAGCTCCTTTACGCCAAGCCGCCCGTCAAGCCGCCCAGGATTTGGGCTGGCAGCGGGTCATCGAACAATTCGAGTCTGAATTGACTTCTGTGATTGGCACGACCTCTTCTCAACACTCGGCTTGA